One genomic window of Cydia splendana chromosome 16, ilCydSple1.2, whole genome shotgun sequence includes the following:
- the LOC134798338 gene encoding putative uncharacterized protein DDB_G0286901 isoform X2 produces MWRLVFVCLFSWAGGQSGRAPRQDHHGRGWDIRLAVPGKPGNDYPTLGNIPRTTFSCAGRQPGYYADQETNCQAFRVCTAGSTYGFQSFLCPNGTLFNQAVFVCDWWMNVKCEASQKFFNNNEKFGNLKLGPQLMKDIKKMITHPMRNPIDKGIMKGNLVVMQDYKPPSGQLFPNSALIASADRTPSNVFVPPKITQQNFGQTNFIRDTSFAGSTPSPSYIPFDVQPTQADAEVFQRQQQNGQQWQNGQQFQNSQQWQSGQQFQNGQQLQNGQQLQNGQELQNGQQLQIGQQLQNGQQLQNGQQLQNGQQLQNAQQLQNAQQLQNAQQLQNAQQLQNAQQLQNAQQLQNAQQLQNGQQLQNGQQLQNGQQWQNNRQNTQSGNQFGRLVQPTTSTNNNVNTLRQNQLSQTQLNPAPTTYNPQNFNNQRIQGNRQNAQYTANKTPAQWNSGKQAEFGVSLTKQQYNYNSNQASQQQNLGFPKFSSDIKGPVGNKAKENLALVFSLLANSINVAKEYSNIAQQNVLPATPTQPQFQNVNEEELARITNQISQLTSSQYSGNNQNGNLGNAKIVSTSQTTTTNSGTQHTQTQLPNNLVQNSGKSGQLNVAPQQSGSFYSSQFQFGNSFGPAVSNANQNQVYSGQLYQAPVPQVTEQYYNKGSPAKLIQADNVNNFATEAEHLQTNQQSNAKNNINQSKQSSAEVEIVKSHSLPVSSPAKLQVAPEEANYNSQESSQAFINNFLNSEGISAQVQDNIIGTIPHPLEKNKFVTYKKDQSYSFYTRLDGNGLDQPTQSSRNPQLNAGSQQNAKLIQANDDIFQLIPSVGYQLEDEKEQEQILNAFNINEFGGPKSENNNNNEGYILPTPANRRSDVLTTNVDFSVTHPFAKQLLVQRKPNAIYNGPSSYSAPQGSIGFLDTRQRILQNQNLNARLEQFDIISNGNGYPPNPQRQFGY; encoded by the exons ATGTGGAGATTGGTTTTCG TATGCTTGTTTTCCTGGGCGGGCGGGCAGAGTGGACGCGCCCCGCGGCAGGACCACCACGGGCGAGGCTGGGACATCCGACTTGCCGTACCGGGCAAGCCGGGGAACGACTACCCCACACTCGGGAATATCCCAAGAACGACCTTCTCTTGCGCTGGTAGACAACCAG GTTACTATGCGGATCAGGAGACAAACTGCCAAGCCTTCAGAGTGTGCACCGCGGGATCCACCTACGGCTTCCAATCTTTCCTCTGCCCCAACGGTACTCTGTTCAACCAAGCCGTCTTCGTCTGCGACTGGTGGATGAATGTCAAATGCGAAGCTTCACAAAAGTTCTTCAACAACAACGAAAAATTCGGAAACCTCAAGCTTGGACCGCAACTTATGAAAGATATCAAGAAGATGATTACACATCCCATGAGAAACCCCATTGATAAAGGTATCATGAAAGGCAATCTTGTTGTTATGCAAGACTATAAGCCACCTTCAGGCCAATTATTCCCCAACAGCGCTCTAATAGCAAGTGCAGATAGAACTCCTAGTAATGTCTTCGTCCCACCAAAAATCACACAGCAAAACTTCGGACAAACCAACTTTATTAGAGACACTTCTTTCGCTGGTTCAACGCCGAGTCCCTCGTATATACCGTTTGATGTGCAGCCGACACAGGCTGATGCAGAAGTATTCCAGCGGCAGCAGCAAAATGGCCAACAGTGGCAAAATGGACAACAGTTTCAAAATAGCCAACAGTGGCAAAGCGGACAACAGTTTCAAAATGGCCAACAGTTGCAAAATGGCCAACAGTTGCAAAATGGCCAAGAGTTGCAAAATGGCCAACAGTTGCAAATTGGCCAACAGTTGCAAAATGGCCAACAGTTGCAAAATGGCCAACAGTTGCAAAATGGCCAACAGTTGCAAAATGCCCAACAGTTGCAAAATGCCCAACAGTTGCAAAATGCCCAACAGTTGCAAAATGCCCAACAGTTGCAAAATGCCCAACAGTTGCAAAATGCCCAACAGTTGCAAAATGCCCAACAGTTGCAAAATGGTCAACAGTTGCAAAATGGTCAACAGTTGCAAAATGGCCAACAGTGGCAAAATAACAGACAAAACACACAATCTGGAAATCAGTTTGGTCGTCTTGTGCAACCTACTACTAGTACcaataacaatgttaacacaCTTCGTCAGAATCAACTAAGTCAGACTCAACTGAACCCAGCACCAACTACTTATAACCCACAAAATTTCAATAATCAACGAATACAGGGTAACAGACAAAATGCACAATACACAGCCAATAAAACTCCCGCACAGTGGAACAGTGGAAAACAAGCTGAATTTGGAGTTTCTTTAACAAAACAACAATACAATTACAACTCAAATCAAGCAAGTCAACAACAAAACTTAGGGTTCCCAAAATTCTCAAGCGACATTAAAGGTCCAGTGGGCAATAAAGCCAAAGAGAATCTG GCACTGGTGTTCTCTTTACTGGCTAACTCTATCAATGTGGCCAAGGAATACAGCAACATCGCACAACAAAACGTACTACCAGCTACACCCACACAACCACAGTTCCAGAACGTCAATGAAGAGGAACTAGCTCGCATCACAAACCAAATATCACAACTCACGTCATCTCAGTACTCTGGCAATAATCAAAATGGCAATCTTGGCAATGCAAAGATTGTATCCACTTCTCAAACTACCACAACAAATTCCGGCACTCAACACACACAAACGCAATTACCGAATAACCTAGTACAAAATAGTGGAAAGAGCGGACAGTTAAACGTAGCACCACAACAAAGCGGCAGCTTCTACTCATCACAATTCCAATTTGGGAATAGTTTCGGACCAGCGGTTTCTAATGCTAATCAGAACCAAGTATATAGTGGTCAACTATACCAGGCCCCGGTTCCACAAGTCACTGAGCAGTACTACAACAAGGGAAGTCCAGCGAAGCTTATTCAAGCCGACAATGTTAACAATTTTGCAACTGAAGCTGAACACCTCCAGACCAATCAACAAtcaaatgcaaaaaataacattaaccaatctaaacaGTCAAGTGCAGAAGTTGAAATAGTTAAATCCCACAGTTTACCCGTATCAAGCCCGGCGAAGTTGCAGGTCGCCCCAGAGGAAGCTAATTACAACAGCCAAGAATCTTCACAAGCTTTCATTAACAACTTTTTAAATAGCGAAGGAATATCGGCTCAAGTGCAGGATAATATTATCGGGACAATACCGCATCCTTTggagaaaaataaatttgtgACGTATAAAAAAGATCAGTCATACTCTTTTTACACGAGGTTGGATGGCAATGGTCTAGACCAACCAACACAGAGTAGCAGAAATCCACAACTCAATGCAGGGAGCCAACAGAATGCCAAACTTATACAAGCAAATGATGATATTTTCCAACTAATCCCGTCTGTCGGTTACCAACTGGAGGATGAAAAAGAGCAAGAGCAAATACTTAACGCTTTTAATATTAACGAATTCGGAGGTCCTAAATCAGAAAACAACAACAATAACGAAGGGTACATACTTCCAACCCCTGCTAATCGTAGAAGTGATGTCCTTACCACTAATGTAGATTTTTCTGTGACCCACCCCTTTGCAAAGCAACTTCTCGTTCAAAGAAAACCTAATGCTATTTATAATGGGCCTTCGTCATACTCAGCTCCTCAAGGATCAATAGGCTTTTTAGATACCAGGCAACGGATTTTGCAGAACCAAAATTTAAATGCTAGGTTAGAACAATTTGATATTATTAGTAATGGCAATGGATATCCTCCAAATCCTCAAAGACAGTTTGGATACTAA
- the LOC134798338 gene encoding uncharacterized protein LOC134798338 isoform X1, with protein MWRLVFVCLFSWAGGQSGRAPRQDHHGRGWDIRLAVPGKPGNDYPTLGNIPRTTFSCAGRQPGYYADQETNCQAFRVCTAGSTYGFQSFLCPNGTLFNQAVFVCDWWMNVKCEASQKFFNNNEKFGNLKLGPQLMKDIKKMITHPMRNPIDKGIMKGNLVVMQDYKPPSGQLFPNSALIASADRTPSNVFVPPKITQQNFGQTNFIRDTSFAGSTPSPSYIPFDVQPTQADAEVFQRQQQNGQQWQNGQQFQNSQQWQSGQQFQNGQQLQNGQQLQNGQELQNGQQLQIGQQLQNGQQLQNGQQLQNGQQLQNAQQLQNAQQLQNAQQLQNAQQLQNAQQLQNAQQLQNAQQLQNGQQLQNGQQLQNGQQWQNNRQNTQSGNQFGRLVQPTTSTNNNVNTLRQNQLSQTQLNPAPTTYNPQNFNNQRIQGNRQNAQYTANKTPAQWNSGKQAEFGVSLTKQQYNYNSNQASQQQNLGFPKFSSDIKGPVGNKAKENLVSNNDIPSTVITKTITVNRIIQEPKTGQPKSRVVFKTWIVKPSKAAKLVAEPTAYTYSRPTPPISERQVEASTPYVYDRPTNPPPPPPSPPPAKIVSEPDESYVYNKPTVAAKVVSEEEEPYVYNKPTVAAKVRSKVRQLPQVTEADEPYVYNKPTAAVKIVSTVRQVPRAYLPPATPAPTVARLYQQPTTVEPTKPSRLYLTPTTFNPLERIYLPPSQPAPFRQYLTPNTDIQTPFSQNEKLIAAPTSPSPVYVAPTKEISTQPSFTLTKHSRINANHNNLTFADILTKEKLDITVNDIVKDTSKILKSASNEQFGRLTQDLNSVDYPEESAYLPPDSNPSSKESLTPSTLPDTAKSSRLTQAPSKDLEPPLETPKDVQNTNQLSNLPFFKQPTNTIQRTVSLKISIPENVASYLFKNTNDSDLDRLEILNTGSSNYLVLTNQLATSTTPTFIPIGKLIADKNSSLSNSQALVFSLLANSINVAKEYSNIAQQNVLPATPTQPQFQNVNEEELARITNQISQLTSSQYSGNNQNGNLGNAKIVSTSQTTTTNSGTQHTQTQLPNNLVQNSGKSGQLNVAPQQSGSFYSSQFQFGNSFGPAVSNANQNQVYSGQLYQAPVPQVTEQYYNKGSPAKLIQADNVNNFATEAEHLQTNQQSNAKNNINQSKQSSAEVEIVKSHSLPVSSPAKLQVAPEEANYNSQESSQAFINNFLNSEGISAQVQDNIIGTIPHPLEKNKFVTYKKDQSYSFYTRLDGNGLDQPTQSSRNPQLNAGSQQNAKLIQANDDIFQLIPSVGYQLEDEKEQEQILNAFNINEFGGPKSENNNNNEGYILPTPANRRSDVLTTNVDFSVTHPFAKQLLVQRKPNAIYNGPSSYSAPQGSIGFLDTRQRILQNQNLNARLEQFDIISNGNGYPPNPQRQFGY; from the exons ATGTGGAGATTGGTTTTCG TATGCTTGTTTTCCTGGGCGGGCGGGCAGAGTGGACGCGCCCCGCGGCAGGACCACCACGGGCGAGGCTGGGACATCCGACTTGCCGTACCGGGCAAGCCGGGGAACGACTACCCCACACTCGGGAATATCCCAAGAACGACCTTCTCTTGCGCTGGTAGACAACCAG GTTACTATGCGGATCAGGAGACAAACTGCCAAGCCTTCAGAGTGTGCACCGCGGGATCCACCTACGGCTTCCAATCTTTCCTCTGCCCCAACGGTACTCTGTTCAACCAAGCCGTCTTCGTCTGCGACTGGTGGATGAATGTCAAATGCGAAGCTTCACAAAAGTTCTTCAACAACAACGAAAAATTCGGAAACCTCAAGCTTGGACCGCAACTTATGAAAGATATCAAGAAGATGATTACACATCCCATGAGAAACCCCATTGATAAAGGTATCATGAAAGGCAATCTTGTTGTTATGCAAGACTATAAGCCACCTTCAGGCCAATTATTCCCCAACAGCGCTCTAATAGCAAGTGCAGATAGAACTCCTAGTAATGTCTTCGTCCCACCAAAAATCACACAGCAAAACTTCGGACAAACCAACTTTATTAGAGACACTTCTTTCGCTGGTTCAACGCCGAGTCCCTCGTATATACCGTTTGATGTGCAGCCGACACAGGCTGATGCAGAAGTATTCCAGCGGCAGCAGCAAAATGGCCAACAGTGGCAAAATGGACAACAGTTTCAAAATAGCCAACAGTGGCAAAGCGGACAACAGTTTCAAAATGGCCAACAGTTGCAAAATGGCCAACAGTTGCAAAATGGCCAAGAGTTGCAAAATGGCCAACAGTTGCAAATTGGCCAACAGTTGCAAAATGGCCAACAGTTGCAAAATGGCCAACAGTTGCAAAATGGCCAACAGTTGCAAAATGCCCAACAGTTGCAAAATGCCCAACAGTTGCAAAATGCCCAACAGTTGCAAAATGCCCAACAGTTGCAAAATGCCCAACAGTTGCAAAATGCCCAACAGTTGCAAAATGCCCAACAGTTGCAAAATGGTCAACAGTTGCAAAATGGTCAACAGTTGCAAAATGGCCAACAGTGGCAAAATAACAGACAAAACACACAATCTGGAAATCAGTTTGGTCGTCTTGTGCAACCTACTACTAGTACcaataacaatgttaacacaCTTCGTCAGAATCAACTAAGTCAGACTCAACTGAACCCAGCACCAACTACTTATAACCCACAAAATTTCAATAATCAACGAATACAGGGTAACAGACAAAATGCACAATACACAGCCAATAAAACTCCCGCACAGTGGAACAGTGGAAAACAAGCTGAATTTGGAGTTTCTTTAACAAAACAACAATACAATTACAACTCAAATCAAGCAAGTCAACAACAAAACTTAGGGTTCCCAAAATTCTCAAGCGACATTAAAGGTCCAGTGGGCAATAAAGCCAAAGAGAATCTGGTAAGTAACAATGACATACCATCTACTGtaataacaaaaacaataacTGTTAATCGAATTATTCAAGAACCCAAGACAGGCCAACCTAAATCTAGAGTAGTATTCAAAACTTGGATTGTTAAACCCTCTAAAGCTGCTAAATTAGTCGCGGAACCAACTGCGTACACGTATAGTCGTCCTACTCCGCCAATTAGTGAAAGACAAGTAGAAGCAAGCACCCCTTATGTTTATGATAGACCAACCAACCCACCACCGCCGCCGCCCTCACCGCCACCAGCAAAAATAGTCTCAGAACCAGACGAATCTTATGTTTACAATAAACCCACAGTAGCGGCTAAGGTAGTATCAGAGGAAGAGGAGCCGTATGTTTATAACAAACCAACAGTGGCGGCTAAGGTAAGGTCAAAAGTTAGACAATTGCCCCAAGTAACAGAAGCAGACGAGCCTTATGTTTACAATAAGCCGACAGCTGCTGTTAAAATAGTATCAACGGTTAGACAAGTTCCTCGCGCGTACCTTCCTCCAGCTACACCAGCTCCAACAGTAGCTAGATTATACCAACAACCGACTACAGTAGAACCAACCAAACCCTCCCGTCTTTACTTGACTCCAACTACGTTCAATCCACTAGAAAGAATATACTTACCGCCATCTCAACCTGCACCTTTTAGACAATACTTAACACCCAATACAGATATACAAACTCCTTTCTCTCAAAATGAGAAACTTATTGCCGCTCCCACCTCACCTTCGCCCGTCTATGTTGCTCCAACTAAAGAGATTTCTACTCAACCATCTTTCACCCTCACTAAGCACTCCCGTATTAATGCAAACCATAACAATTTGACATTTGCAGATATACTAACTAAGGAAAAACTTGATATAACAGTTAATGACATAGTCAAAGACACCAGCAAAATCCTTAAATCTGCTTCTAATGAACAGTTTGGTCGACTTACCCAAGATTTGAATTCAGTTGACTATCCTGAAGAGAGTGCCTATTTACCGCCAGATTCCAATCCATCAAGTAAAGAGAGTCTAACTCCGTCAACCTTACCAGATACAGCAAAAAGTTCTCGTCTCACACAAGCTCCTTCAAAAGACTTAGAACCTCCACTAGAAACCCCCAAAGATGTTCAAAATACTAATCAGCTGTCTAATCTACCTTTTTTTAAACAACCCACTAACACCATCCAGCGAACAGTCTCTTTGAAAATCTCTATTCCAGAAAACGTAGCTTCGTACCTTTTTAAAAATACTAATGACAGTGACTTGGATAGGTTAGAGATACTCAACACGGGAAGCAGTAATTATTTAGTCCTCACTAACCAACTCGCCACGAGTACCACTCCTACTTTCATTCCAATTGGTAAGCTGATAGCAGATAAAAATTCATCTCTTTCAAATTCACAGGCACTGGTGTTCTCTTTACTGGCTAACTCTATCAATGTGGCCAAGGAATACAGCAACATCGCACAACAAAACGTACTACCAGCTACACCCACACAACCACAGTTCCAGAACGTCAATGAAGAGGAACTAGCTCGCATCACAAACCAAATATCACAACTCACGTCATCTCAGTACTCTGGCAATAATCAAAATGGCAATCTTGGCAATGCAAAGATTGTATCCACTTCTCAAACTACCACAACAAATTCCGGCACTCAACACACACAAACGCAATTACCGAATAACCTAGTACAAAATAGTGGAAAGAGCGGACAGTTAAACGTAGCACCACAACAAAGCGGCAGCTTCTACTCATCACAATTCCAATTTGGGAATAGTTTCGGACCAGCGGTTTCTAATGCTAATCAGAACCAAGTATATAGTGGTCAACTATACCAGGCCCCGGTTCCACAAGTCACTGAGCAGTACTACAACAAGGGAAGTCCAGCGAAGCTTATTCAAGCCGACAATGTTAACAATTTTGCAACTGAAGCTGAACACCTCCAGACCAATCAACAAtcaaatgcaaaaaataacattaaccaatctaaacaGTCAAGTGCAGAAGTTGAAATAGTTAAATCCCACAGTTTACCCGTATCAAGCCCGGCGAAGTTGCAGGTCGCCCCAGAGGAAGCTAATTACAACAGCCAAGAATCTTCACAAGCTTTCATTAACAACTTTTTAAATAGCGAAGGAATATCGGCTCAAGTGCAGGATAATATTATCGGGACAATACCGCATCCTTTggagaaaaataaatttgtgACGTATAAAAAAGATCAGTCATACTCTTTTTACACGAGGTTGGATGGCAATGGTCTAGACCAACCAACACAGAGTAGCAGAAATCCACAACTCAATGCAGGGAGCCAACAGAATGCCAAACTTATACAAGCAAATGATGATATTTTCCAACTAATCCCGTCTGTCGGTTACCAACTGGAGGATGAAAAAGAGCAAGAGCAAATACTTAACGCTTTTAATATTAACGAATTCGGAGGTCCTAAATCAGAAAACAACAACAATAACGAAGGGTACATACTTCCAACCCCTGCTAATCGTAGAAGTGATGTCCTTACCACTAATGTAGATTTTTCTGTGACCCACCCCTTTGCAAAGCAACTTCTCGTTCAAAGAAAACCTAATGCTATTTATAATGGGCCTTCGTCATACTCAGCTCCTCAAGGATCAATAGGCTTTTTAGATACCAGGCAACGGATTTTGCAGAACCAAAATTTAAATGCTAGGTTAGAACAATTTGATATTATTAGTAATGGCAATGGATATCCTCCAAATCCTCAAAGACAGTTTGGATACTAA